One genomic segment of Anaerobiospirillum thomasii includes these proteins:
- the rsmD gene encoding 16S rRNA (guanine(966)-N(2))-methyltransferase RsmD codes for MKYSTVRIIGGKFRGRQLDILQKEGLRPTTDRIRESIFNILGSNVQGAKVLDLFAGTGVLGIEAISRGASELTSVEFDKENYQNLKRQFAGFDGRINLIHADAIEFLKNCSERFDIVFLDPPFASNLLQSSIDLLNSKNIIDSDSLIYIENSATASKNYKSLMCVREQNAGNVYFGIYKKSDCFF; via the coding sequence ATGAAATACAGTACAGTAAGAATAATAGGTGGAAAGTTCAGAGGACGACAGTTAGATATACTGCAAAAGGAAGGCTTGCGTCCTACAACAGACAGAATACGCGAGAGTATATTCAACATACTTGGCAGCAATGTACAAGGAGCAAAGGTTTTAGATCTGTTTGCAGGTACTGGTGTACTTGGTATTGAAGCTATATCACGCGGAGCATCAGAACTTACCAGTGTAGAATTTGATAAGGAAAACTATCAGAACCTTAAAAGACAGTTTGCAGGCTTTGATGGCAGGATAAATCTTATTCATGCTGATGCTATAGAATTTTTAAAAAACTGCTCTGAGAGATTCGATATTGTTTTTTTAGATCCTCCTTTTGCCTCAAACCTTCTGCAAAGCAGTATTGATTTACTCAACTCCAAGAATATTATTGATTCAGATAGCCTTATATATATTGAAAACTCAGCTACAGCATCTAAAAACTATAAATCACTGATGTGTGTAAGAGAGCAGAATGCAGGCAATGTATATTTTGGTATTTACAAAAAATCAGACTGCTTCTTTTAA
- a CDS encoding GNAT family N-acetyltransferase: MKIRYSTFDDIDTIMAIFDSAKQFMKEIGNPDQWSFNYPSYEIVREDIHKNQSYIVEDDNGEIVATFVFFIDNDPTYAFIEGEWLNNEPYGVIHRIASTGKVKRISDYCINWCFEKCHNLRVDTHAQNSVMKEAFLRNNFKECGIIFVRDKQPRVAFQKIQ, encoded by the coding sequence ATGAAAATTCGTTATTCTACTTTTGATGATATAGATACAATCATGGCTATCTTTGATAGTGCCAAACAGTTTATGAAGGAAATTGGCAACCCTGATCAGTGGTCATTCAACTACCCTTCTTATGAAATAGTAAGAGAAGATATTCATAAAAATCAAAGTTATATTGTTGAAGATGATAATGGCGAAATAGTAGCTACCTTTGTCTTTTTTATAGATAATGATCCAACCTATGCCTTTATTGAAGGTGAGTGGCTTAATAATGAGCCATATGGAGTTATACACCGTATAGCATCAACAGGCAAAGTTAAGAGAATCAGTGATTACTGTATCAACTGGTGTTTTGAAAAATGCCATAATTTAAGAGTTGATACACATGCACAGAACTCTGTCATGAAAGAGGCCTTCCTGCGCAACAACTTTAAAGAGTGTGGTATTATTTTTGTAAGAGACAAACAGCCACGCGTTGCTTTTCAGAAAATTCAGTAA